Proteins from a single region of Deltaproteobacteria bacterium:
- a CDS encoding addiction module protein → MSRNLEELESEVLNLGLEGRAQLAEKLILSLDAPKEEENLHLWIVEAEKRLKELREGKAKEIPAEEAFRRARAAIT, encoded by the coding sequence ATGTCACGTAATCTGGAAGAATTAGAATCTGAAGTCTTGAACCTTGGTCTTGAGGGGAGAGCCCAACTTGCCGAAAAACTTATATTGAGCCTGGATGCTCCCAAAGAAGAAGAAAATTTGCATCTCTGGATCGTTGAAGCCGAAAAACGGCTGAAAGAACTTAGGGAAGGCAAAGCCAAAGAAATTCCCGCCGAAGAAGCCTTTCGACGAGCAAGGGCAGCAATCACGTGA
- a CDS encoding type II toxin-antitoxin system RelE/ParE family toxin, whose amino-acid sequence MGVNFHEDAYTEMVDASKYYEERASGLGMSFLDSVEEAVDQVMANPESYILVSDEVRQKLLRRFPYSVLYVIEPDNLRIIAIAHQKRRPGYWHYRL is encoded by the coding sequence ATGGGGGTAAACTTTCATGAGGATGCCTACACCGAGATGGTTGATGCATCTAAATACTATGAAGAAAGGGCGAGTGGCCTTGGTATGTCCTTCCTTGATTCGGTTGAAGAAGCGGTTGACCAAGTCATGGCTAATCCAGAGTCATACATCCTCGTGAGCGATGAGGTGCGCCAAAAACTCTTGAGACGTTTCCCCTACAGTGTTCTTTACGTTATCGAACCTGACAACCTTCGAATCATAGCCATTGCCCACCAGAAACGTAGACCAGGATATTGGCATTATCGGTTGTAA